A window of the Acipenser ruthenus chromosome 30, fAciRut3.2 maternal haplotype, whole genome shotgun sequence genome harbors these coding sequences:
- the LOC117394252 gene encoding zinc finger CCCH domain-containing protein 4 isoform X4: MAVESMSVHQSSPTTSNHEHINNVLTDEREDHELEEGELEDDGGEVESPKAGEPQEKAGGRGRERERHGSGSEDDKSHRRKRKRRKEREKEKRRAKKRRKSKHKRHASSSDEHSEFSDESDYSPGEKGLRKYREYSPQYPPQALQPHPGYPPPPHGGPMPKKGGYMKLEKPGGYGGYDEYDEENYEGGEEEEMGDEDYDDFAKELNQYRKAKEGTGGNRGRGGKGRGKNQRGRVGRGGGMRGRGGRGGGPRGRGRGKMGGENDDGDGMMFCEEMEYGEEDFDHMGDEEFDGYSKEMNHYRRNKDGPNRGRGAKGGRGRGRGGKGGRGMNRGRGRNNRGRGRGGDCGAHEEENNGDMDMGDCGPRRNDQDKSHQQVSDKKGKVICKYYIEGRCTWGEHCNFSHDIELPKKKELCKFYITGFCARAENCPYMHGDFPCKLFHTTGSCVNGDECMFSHENLSEDTQDLLNKMLAEDAEAGAEDEKEVEELKKQGINPLPKPPPGVGLLPTPPRPPPSDPSSPGGGPCDSPGGPVPGLAPCPVPGGPGVGPCPGQAPPPGLPPPQPMPPPQPCPNNTQKKIPSLFEIRVQPTGQLAQKLGVRPPGGPPGPPPPGPPPPGPPPPHFQGPPGPPGHMGPGPPPGPPGMRPPGPMPHDMSMGPPGMNQGPPPMGPGPPMMPFGPGDGPPIGMMPPGPPPPYFENFYHPQQGMEMEQGGEEEDDYEDYEEMEQGDGSMGFMDQPPPDQGSMMGLDPGAGQGQSQPGIPDFMPTAQRALFMRIQQKQQQAEERARRLAEGGGERDAEAGDTANWYSSEEEDGGGSVTSILKTLRQQTQGGKLPNQPPPPHPTDTSPGGLNNPRLGTTNPAAAAAAATTAAATSRPADPRLSRDPRLTRTGETSQSDPPADPRLARHAPPPKPDPAPHHRAPSGPADEEEGERVLRDKPVPIPSEPVLGQALRDPRSQLQQFSHIKKDIVLLKPNFSKSVLWSPEDLIPLPVPKQDFLPLPPGIPPVTAVDPRLNRAQQQREHTAPPIPPPPPPPPPPSIPPAQPEPAALPDFELLSRILKTVNAASGQAPLPQVQPPPSAPATLPAADKPVDPRIARKIAADPRLQNQKPTLKAAAETLSAGPTATPAAASAAAPGIVQLTQPAVPAIAPYDPRLLSAGGGGRGGATAGLGSSTTGQSNVLSSISLYDPRTQSTGSGVGSGASVAKSDTANGNPSSEPKAGEAGKQGKPKEPLFVRKSALDQPETEKASGSEPATDRYNSYNRPRPKPVAPPPSATPAAGITADGSAVTGVSNPESGQQPGVHNLPVSSVFGLKQAAKSGGTGSPFGGSSPAQPADSAEQDAASLKEVFKGFDPTASPFCQ; this comes from the exons GGAGGATCATGAGCTGGAGGAAGGGGAGCTGGAAGATGATGGAGGGGAGGTGGAGAGCCCCAAAGCCGGGGAGCCCCAGGAGAAAGCGGGGGGCCgcgggagagagagggagaggcacgGGAGCGGCTCGGAGGACGACAAGTCTCACCGAcgcaagaggaagaggaggaaagagagagagaaggagaagaggAGGGCGAAGAAGAGGCGAAAATCCAAACACAAA CGCCACGCTTCCTCCAGCGACGAGCACTCTGAATTCAGCGACGAGTCGGACTACAGCCCTGGGGAAAAGGGTCTTAGGAAATACAGGGAGTACAGCCCCCAGTACCCCCCCCAG GCACTACAGCCTCATCCGGggtaccccccaccccctcacgGCGGTCCCATGCCCAAGAAGGGGGGCTACATGAAGCTGGAGAAGCCGGGAGGCTACGGGGGCTACGATGAGTACGATGAGGAGAATTacgaggggggggaggaggaggagatgggaGACGAGGATTACGATGACTTTGCCAAGGAGCTGAACCAGTACCGCAAAGCCAAAGAGGGGACGGGGGGCAACCGGGGGAGAG gtggTAAAGGTCgcgggaagaaccagagaggtcGCGTGGGAAGGGGAGGAGGCATGAGAGGAAGAGGCGGGCGAGGAGGCGGGCCCAGGGGCAGGGGGCGGGGCAAGATGGGCGGAGAGAATGACGACGGAGATGGAATGATGTTCTGTGAGGAGATGGAG TACGGAGAGGAAGACTTCGACCACATGGGTGATGAAGAGTTTGACGGTTACTCCAAAGAGATGAACCACTACAGGAGGAATAAAGATGGGCCAAACAGAGGGAGAG GTGCTAAAGGAGGACGGGGGCGTGGCCGAGGGGGAAAGGGGGGCCGGGGGATGAACCGAGGACGGGGGAGGAACaacagagggagggggagaggaggggactGCGGCGCTCACGAGGAGGAGAACAACGGAGACATGGACATGGGG GACTGCGGTCCGCGCAGGAACGATCAGGACAAGTCCCACCAGCAGGTCTCGGACAAGAAGGGCAAAGTGATCTGCAAGTACTACATCGAGGGCAGGTGCACCTGG GGGGAGCACTGCAACTTCAGCCATGACATCGAGCTACCCAAGAAGAAAGAACTGTGCAAGTTCTATATCACGGGCTTCTGTGCAAGAGCTGAGAACTGCCCTTACATGCACG GTGACTTCCCTTGCAAGCTGTTTCACACCACTGGGTCTTGTGTGAATGGAGACGAATGCATGTTCTCCCACGAGAACCTCTCTGAGGACACACAAGACCTGCTGAACAAG ATGTTAGCTGAGGACGCAGAAGCCGGAGCGGAGGacgagaaggaggtggaggagctgAAGAAACAAGGCATCAACCCGCTCCCCAAGCCCCCTCCTGGGGTGGGCCTGCTCCCCACTCCCCCCCGGCCCCCTCCCTCTGACCCCAGCTCTCCCGGAGGGGGTCCCTGCGACTCTCCAGGGGGTCCCGTGCCCGGATTGGCCCCCTGTCCGGTACCAGGGGGCCCCGGGGTAGGACCTTGCCCAGGACAGGCACCCCCACCTGGACTACCGCCTCCCCAGCCCATGCCTCCCCCCCAGCCCTGCCCCAACAACACACAGAAGAAAATTCCCTCCCTGTTTGAGATTCGGGTGCAGCCCACCGGCCAGCTGGCACAGAAACTAGGAGTGCG ACCCCCAGGTGGCCCCCCAGGCCCTCCCCCACCTGGGCCCCCCCCTCCAGGCCCTCCACCCCCCCACTTCCAAGGGCCACCAGGCCCTCCAGGACACATGGGGCCTGGCCCCCCTCCAGGGCCCCCAGGAATGAGGCCCCCTGGCCCGATGCCTCATGACATGTCAATGGGGCCCCCAGGCATGAACCAGGGGCCTCCTCCGATGGGCCCTGGGCCCCCGATGATGCCCTTCGGACCGGGCGATGGGCCCCCTATAGGCATGATGCCCCCGGGCCCCCCACCACCCTACTTTGAGAACTTCTACCATCCACAGCAGGGCATGGAGATGGAGCAAGGGGGAGAGGaag AAGACGATTACGAAGACTACGAGGAGATGGAGCAGGGGGACGGCTCGATGGGGTTCATGGACCAGCCTCCCCCGGACCAGGGCTCCATGATGGGGCTCGACCCGGGGGCTGGGCAGGGTCAGAGCCAGCCAGGGATCCCGGACTTCATGCCCACGGCCCAGCGGGCTCTCTTCATGAGGATCCAACAGAAACAGCAGCAGGCAGAGGAGCGGGCGAGGAGGTTggcagagggaggaggagagagagacgcAGAAG CAGGTGACACGGCTAACTGGTACTCCAGCGAGGAAGAGGACGGTGGTGGCAGTGTGACCTCCATCCTCAAAACCCTTCGCCAGCAGACACAAGGGGGGAAGCTGCCAAACCAgcctccccctccccaccccacagACACCAGCCCTGGGGGTCTCAACAACCCCCGCCTGGGCACAACcaacccagcagcagcagcagcagcagcgacaACAGCGGCCGCCACAAGCCGTCCAGCTGACCCCCGACTGTCCCGGGACCCCCGTCTGACCAGGACGGGCGAGACCAGCCAGAGCGACCCCCCTGCGGACCCCCGCTTAGCCCGCCACGCCCCACCCCCAAAACCAGACCCTGCCCCCCACCACAGGGCCCCCAGCGGCCCGGCGGACGAGGAGGAAGGGGAGAGGGTCTTGCGTGACAAGCCCGTCCCCATCCCCTCGGAGCCCGTGCTGGGCCAGGCTCTCAGGGACCCccggtcccagctgcagcagttcAGCCACATCAAGAAAGACATCGTGCTCCTCAAGCCCAACTTCTCCAAATCGGTGCTCTGGAGCCCCGAGGATTTGATACCCCTGCCCGTGCCCAAGCAAGACTTCCTCCCCTTGCCTCCCGGGATCCCCCCAGTGACAGCGGTGGACCCCAGACTGAACCGAGCCCAGCAGCAGCGAGAGCACACGGCCCCCCCcattcctccccctcctcctcctcctcctcctccctcgaTCCCCCCTGCCCAGCCCGAGCCGGCCGCCCTCCCGGACTTCGAGCTCCTCTCCCGGATCCTGAAGACGGTCAACGCTGCTTCCGGGCAGGCGCCCCTCCCCCAGGTTCAGCCGCCGCCCTCCGCCCCGGCGACCCTGCCCGCGGCGGACAAACCCGTCGACCCGCGGATCGCGCGCAAAATCGCGGCCGACCCCAGATTGCAAAACCAGAAACCCACGCTCAAAGCAGCGGCCGAAACTTTGTCCGCTGGCCCCACTGCTACTCCTGCTGCTGCATCTGCTGCTGCCCCGGGTATTGTTCAACTGACACAGCCAGCAGTGCCGGCCATCGCTCCCTACGACCCCAGGCTGCTTTCcgcggggggtggggggagaggaggggcaaCTGCAGGACTGGGTAGCAGCACTACGGGCCAGAGCAATGTGCTAAGCAGCATAAGCCTGTACGACCCCAGGACTCAGAGCACGGGGAGTGGGGTAGGTAGTGGCGCCTCAGTGGCTAAATCGGACACCGCTAATGGGAATCCTTCCTCCGAGCCCAAAGCGGGAGAAGCAGGCAAGCAGGGCAAGCCGAAGGAGCCGCTGTTCGTGCGCAAGTCAGCGCTGGATCAGCCAGAGACGGAGAAAGCCAGCGGCTCAGAACCGGCCACGGACAGATACAACAGCTACAACAGGCCCAGGCCCAAGCCCGTGGCTCCGCCCCCGTCGGCGACGCCCGCGGCCGGAATCACCGCCGACGGTTCTGCAGTTACCGGGGTCTCCAATCCGGAGTCCGGACAACAGCCTGGGGTTCACAACCTCCCCGTGTCTTCCGTGTTCGGGTTGAAACAGGCGGCCAAATCCGGGGGTACGGGGAGCCCCTTTGGGGGCAGCAGCCCTGCGCAGCCGGCAGACAGCGCCGAGCAAGACGCAGCCTCGCTGAAAGAGGTGTTCAAGGGGTTTGACCCCACGGCTTCCCCCTTCTGCCAGTGA
- the LOC117394252 gene encoding zinc finger CCCH domain-containing protein 4 isoform X3, whose protein sequence is MAVESMSVHQSSPTTSNHEHINNVLTDESREDHELEEGELEDDGGEVESPKAGEPQEKAGGRGRERERHGSGSEDDKSHRRKRKRRKEREKEKRRAKKRRKSKHKRHASSSDEHSEFSDESDYSPGEKGLRKYREYSPQYPPQALQPHPGYPPPPHGGPMPKKGGYMKLEKPGGYGGYDEYDEENYEGGEEEEMGDEDYDDFAKELNQYRKAKEGTGGNRGRGGKGRGKNQRGRVGRGGGMRGRGGRGGGPRGRGRGKMGGENDDGDGMMFCEEMEYGEEDFDHMGDEEFDGYSKEMNHYRRNKDGPNRGRGAKGGRGRGRGGKGGRGMNRGRGRNNRGRGRGGDCGAHEEENNGDMDMGDCGPRRNDQDKSHQQVSDKKGKVICKYYIEGRCTWGEHCNFSHDIELPKKKELCKFYITGFCARAENCPYMHGDFPCKLFHTTGSCVNGDECMFSHENLSEDTQDLLNKMLAEDAEAGAEDEKEVEELKKQGINPLPKPPPGVGLLPTPPRPPPSDPSSPGGGPCDSPGGPVPGLAPCPVPGGPGVGPCPGQAPPPGLPPPQPMPPPQPCPNNTQKKIPSLFEIRVQPTGQLAQKLGVRPPGGPPGPPPPGPPPPGPPPPHFQGPPGPPGHMGPGPPPGPPGMRPPGPMPHDMSMGPPGMNQGPPPMGPGPPMMPFGPGDGPPIGMMPPGPPPPYFENFYHPQQGMEMEQGGEEDDYEDYEEMEQGDGSMGFMDQPPPDQGSMMGLDPGAGQGQSQPGIPDFMPTAQRALFMRIQQKQQQAEERARRLAEGGGERDAEAGDTANWYSSEEEDGGGSVTSILKTLRQQTQGGKLPNQPPPPHPTDTSPGGLNNPRLGTTNPAAAAAAATTAAATSRPADPRLSRDPRLTRTGETSQSDPPADPRLARHAPPPKPDPAPHHRAPSGPADEEEGERVLRDKPVPIPSEPVLGQALRDPRSQLQQFSHIKKDIVLLKPNFSKSVLWSPEDLIPLPVPKQDFLPLPPGIPPVTAVDPRLNRAQQQREHTAPPIPPPPPPPPPPSIPPAQPEPAALPDFELLSRILKTVNAASGQAPLPQVQPPPSAPATLPAADKPVDPRIARKIAADPRLQNQKPTLKAAAETLSAGPTATPAAASAAAPGIVQLTQPAVPAIAPYDPRLLSAGGGGRGGATAGLGSSTTGQSNVLSSISLYDPRTQSTGSGVGSGASVAKSDTANGNPSSEPKAGEAGKQGKPKEPLFVRKSALDQPETEKASGSEPATDRYNSYNRPRPKPVAPPPSATPAAGITADGSAVTGVSNPESGQQPGVHNLPVSSVFGLKQAAKSGGTGSPFGGSSPAQPADSAEQDAASLKEVFKGFDPTASPFCQ, encoded by the exons CAGGGAGGATCATGAGCTGGAGGAAGGGGAGCTGGAAGATGATGGAGGGGAGGTGGAGAGCCCCAAAGCCGGGGAGCCCCAGGAGAAAGCGGGGGGCCgcgggagagagagggagaggcacgGGAGCGGCTCGGAGGACGACAAGTCTCACCGAcgcaagaggaagaggaggaaagagagagagaaggagaagaggAGGGCGAAGAAGAGGCGAAAATCCAAACACAAA CGCCACGCTTCCTCCAGCGACGAGCACTCTGAATTCAGCGACGAGTCGGACTACAGCCCTGGGGAAAAGGGTCTTAGGAAATACAGGGAGTACAGCCCCCAGTACCCCCCCCAG GCACTACAGCCTCATCCGGggtaccccccaccccctcacgGCGGTCCCATGCCCAAGAAGGGGGGCTACATGAAGCTGGAGAAGCCGGGAGGCTACGGGGGCTACGATGAGTACGATGAGGAGAATTacgaggggggggaggaggaggagatgggaGACGAGGATTACGATGACTTTGCCAAGGAGCTGAACCAGTACCGCAAAGCCAAAGAGGGGACGGGGGGCAACCGGGGGAGAG gtggTAAAGGTCgcgggaagaaccagagaggtcGCGTGGGAAGGGGAGGAGGCATGAGAGGAAGAGGCGGGCGAGGAGGCGGGCCCAGGGGCAGGGGGCGGGGCAAGATGGGCGGAGAGAATGACGACGGAGATGGAATGATGTTCTGTGAGGAGATGGAG TACGGAGAGGAAGACTTCGACCACATGGGTGATGAAGAGTTTGACGGTTACTCCAAAGAGATGAACCACTACAGGAGGAATAAAGATGGGCCAAACAGAGGGAGAG GTGCTAAAGGAGGACGGGGGCGTGGCCGAGGGGGAAAGGGGGGCCGGGGGATGAACCGAGGACGGGGGAGGAACaacagagggagggggagaggaggggactGCGGCGCTCACGAGGAGGAGAACAACGGAGACATGGACATGGGG GACTGCGGTCCGCGCAGGAACGATCAGGACAAGTCCCACCAGCAGGTCTCGGACAAGAAGGGCAAAGTGATCTGCAAGTACTACATCGAGGGCAGGTGCACCTGG GGGGAGCACTGCAACTTCAGCCATGACATCGAGCTACCCAAGAAGAAAGAACTGTGCAAGTTCTATATCACGGGCTTCTGTGCAAGAGCTGAGAACTGCCCTTACATGCACG GTGACTTCCCTTGCAAGCTGTTTCACACCACTGGGTCTTGTGTGAATGGAGACGAATGCATGTTCTCCCACGAGAACCTCTCTGAGGACACACAAGACCTGCTGAACAAG ATGTTAGCTGAGGACGCAGAAGCCGGAGCGGAGGacgagaaggaggtggaggagctgAAGAAACAAGGCATCAACCCGCTCCCCAAGCCCCCTCCTGGGGTGGGCCTGCTCCCCACTCCCCCCCGGCCCCCTCCCTCTGACCCCAGCTCTCCCGGAGGGGGTCCCTGCGACTCTCCAGGGGGTCCCGTGCCCGGATTGGCCCCCTGTCCGGTACCAGGGGGCCCCGGGGTAGGACCTTGCCCAGGACAGGCACCCCCACCTGGACTACCGCCTCCCCAGCCCATGCCTCCCCCCCAGCCCTGCCCCAACAACACACAGAAGAAAATTCCCTCCCTGTTTGAGATTCGGGTGCAGCCCACCGGCCAGCTGGCACAGAAACTAGGAGTGCG ACCCCCAGGTGGCCCCCCAGGCCCTCCCCCACCTGGGCCCCCCCCTCCAGGCCCTCCACCCCCCCACTTCCAAGGGCCACCAGGCCCTCCAGGACACATGGGGCCTGGCCCCCCTCCAGGGCCCCCAGGAATGAGGCCCCCTGGCCCGATGCCTCATGACATGTCAATGGGGCCCCCAGGCATGAACCAGGGGCCTCCTCCGATGGGCCCTGGGCCCCCGATGATGCCCTTCGGACCGGGCGATGGGCCCCCTATAGGCATGATGCCCCCGGGCCCCCCACCACCCTACTTTGAGAACTTCTACCATCCACAGCAGGGCATGGAGATGGAGCAAGGGGGAGAGGaag ACGATTACGAAGACTACGAGGAGATGGAGCAGGGGGACGGCTCGATGGGGTTCATGGACCAGCCTCCCCCGGACCAGGGCTCCATGATGGGGCTCGACCCGGGGGCTGGGCAGGGTCAGAGCCAGCCAGGGATCCCGGACTTCATGCCCACGGCCCAGCGGGCTCTCTTCATGAGGATCCAACAGAAACAGCAGCAGGCAGAGGAGCGGGCGAGGAGGTTggcagagggaggaggagagagagacgcAGAAG CAGGTGACACGGCTAACTGGTACTCCAGCGAGGAAGAGGACGGTGGTGGCAGTGTGACCTCCATCCTCAAAACCCTTCGCCAGCAGACACAAGGGGGGAAGCTGCCAAACCAgcctccccctccccaccccacagACACCAGCCCTGGGGGTCTCAACAACCCCCGCCTGGGCACAACcaacccagcagcagcagcagcagcagcgacaACAGCGGCCGCCACAAGCCGTCCAGCTGACCCCCGACTGTCCCGGGACCCCCGTCTGACCAGGACGGGCGAGACCAGCCAGAGCGACCCCCCTGCGGACCCCCGCTTAGCCCGCCACGCCCCACCCCCAAAACCAGACCCTGCCCCCCACCACAGGGCCCCCAGCGGCCCGGCGGACGAGGAGGAAGGGGAGAGGGTCTTGCGTGACAAGCCCGTCCCCATCCCCTCGGAGCCCGTGCTGGGCCAGGCTCTCAGGGACCCccggtcccagctgcagcagttcAGCCACATCAAGAAAGACATCGTGCTCCTCAAGCCCAACTTCTCCAAATCGGTGCTCTGGAGCCCCGAGGATTTGATACCCCTGCCCGTGCCCAAGCAAGACTTCCTCCCCTTGCCTCCCGGGATCCCCCCAGTGACAGCGGTGGACCCCAGACTGAACCGAGCCCAGCAGCAGCGAGAGCACACGGCCCCCCCcattcctccccctcctcctcctcctcctcctccctcgaTCCCCCCTGCCCAGCCCGAGCCGGCCGCCCTCCCGGACTTCGAGCTCCTCTCCCGGATCCTGAAGACGGTCAACGCTGCTTCCGGGCAGGCGCCCCTCCCCCAGGTTCAGCCGCCGCCCTCCGCCCCGGCGACCCTGCCCGCGGCGGACAAACCCGTCGACCCGCGGATCGCGCGCAAAATCGCGGCCGACCCCAGATTGCAAAACCAGAAACCCACGCTCAAAGCAGCGGCCGAAACTTTGTCCGCTGGCCCCACTGCTACTCCTGCTGCTGCATCTGCTGCTGCCCCGGGTATTGTTCAACTGACACAGCCAGCAGTGCCGGCCATCGCTCCCTACGACCCCAGGCTGCTTTCcgcggggggtggggggagaggaggggcaaCTGCAGGACTGGGTAGCAGCACTACGGGCCAGAGCAATGTGCTAAGCAGCATAAGCCTGTACGACCCCAGGACTCAGAGCACGGGGAGTGGGGTAGGTAGTGGCGCCTCAGTGGCTAAATCGGACACCGCTAATGGGAATCCTTCCTCCGAGCCCAAAGCGGGAGAAGCAGGCAAGCAGGGCAAGCCGAAGGAGCCGCTGTTCGTGCGCAAGTCAGCGCTGGATCAGCCAGAGACGGAGAAAGCCAGCGGCTCAGAACCGGCCACGGACAGATACAACAGCTACAACAGGCCCAGGCCCAAGCCCGTGGCTCCGCCCCCGTCGGCGACGCCCGCGGCCGGAATCACCGCCGACGGTTCTGCAGTTACCGGGGTCTCCAATCCGGAGTCCGGACAACAGCCTGGGGTTCACAACCTCCCCGTGTCTTCCGTGTTCGGGTTGAAACAGGCGGCCAAATCCGGGGGTACGGGGAGCCCCTTTGGGGGCAGCAGCCCTGCGCAGCCGGCAGACAGCGCCGAGCAAGACGCAGCCTCGCTGAAAGAGGTGTTCAAGGGGTTTGACCCCACGGCTTCCCCCTTCTGCCAGTGA